CCGCCCCGCCGCCCCACCATCCCCGGATGACGGGGACGACAGATGCGGCCCGGGGCTGTCGCCGGGCCGCACACGATGGGGTCGCTTTCGAGGTGCGAGGAGTGTAACCGCCGATGTTGCGCAACGCAAGACACCGCCGCGATTTGCAAGCGCATGTTCCCGTTTCCGGACGCGAACCATGACGCCCGTCTTTACCTTTCAGACCACGCACCACGCGCTCTGGGCCGAGGAAGTGGCGGCCGCGCACGGCGTGCCGGTGGAGGTCATTCCCGCCCCGCCCGCGGCGCGCGCCCGGTGCAGCCTGGCGCTGGAAACGCTGCCGGAGGAAGTGGAGCCTCTTGCCGCGCTGCTGGACACGGAGGGCGTGCCCCATGCCCTCTTCACCCCCGTCCACTGACCCCCTCCCGCGGCCGCTCCGTCCCGCTCCCTTCCGCCCCCCCGGCCAGAAGCACCGGCCGCCGGGCTCCGGCCCCTCCCGCCCCATCACCCCTGATCCGTCTCCCTCGATCCGTCTCCCCTCGATCCGTCTCCCCTCGATCAGTTCCTCCGCGACCTCCGCGTGAGGGCAGTTGCCACGACCGGCGAAGACGAACAGAGCGGCGTTCCGCGATGAAAGCCGCCCGCACCTCATCCGCAGAACCCGCCGTCAATCGAGAGAACACCCGTCGATCAGTCCGCAGCTTCATCGCGCGGCGCTGATGGGGAGGAGGAACGAGAAACGGCGGGAGGACGGGGATTGCTCCCCATCCTCCCGCCGTCATTCTTTTCATCCTCCATGTGACCCGAAGCCGACCCGGGCGGTCAGGTTCGCTCCGAGGCCCAGGCGCCGGCCGCGAACGGGCCGTCGTTCTCGAAGTCGTCCCCGGACGCAGCCCTGGGAGGACGCGCGGCCGCCGACCCCGCCGCGGCGCCTCCCCACGCGTGAAAGAGGTCGTCCATCCAGTCGTAGATCCCCGTGAGCGCCTCCTGCTGGCGCCGCATTCCCGCCTTGCGCAGCTCCGCCGGGAGGGTGAGCGCGTCGCGGATGCGCAGTGCGCACCCTTCGGGATCGTACGGATTGATGTGCGTGGCCTCCGTCATTTCCTCCGCCGCGCCGGCAAAGAGGGAAAGAAGAAGGACGCCGTTGCCATCGATCTGGCTGGCCACGTACTCCTTGGCCACCAGGTTCATGCCGTCCTGCAGCGAGCTGATCATGCACACGTCGGCCGTGCGGTACAGGATCGCGAGACGGTCCACCGGCAGCGACTGCTTGATCAGGTGAATGGGGCGCCAGTCGCCGGTGCCGAAGCGCTCGTTGATCTCGCGCACCTGGTTGTCCACCTTCTGCGAAAGGTCGTCGTACGCCTCGATGTCGCTGCGGCTGGGCACCGCCACCTGGATGAAGGTGAAGCGCTCGCGGTACTCCGGGTACCGGTCCCACAGGAACTCCAGTGCCTTGAACTTCTCCGGCAGCCCCTTGCTGTAGTCCATGCGGTCCACGCCGATGCCGATGGCGCCACCCTTGGGCGCGTAGCGCTGGCGGATGCGCTGCATCTGCTCCTCCACCCCGTCGGCCTGCGCCGCCTGCCGGAACTGGTCGATGTCGATGCTGATGGGAAACGCGCCCACCTGGCAGGTGTGGCCGTCCAGCGTGGCGGTGCGCGCCTCCCAGTCCACCTCGGCGCCGGCCAGCCGCTTGGCGCAGCGCAGGAAGTTGTCGGCGAAGATGGGGAGGTGAAAGCCCATCAGGTCGTTGGCCAGCATGCCGCGCAGCAGGTACCCCGCCTGCGGCGCCAGGCGAAAGATGTCGATGGGCGGAAACGGAATGTGCCAGAAGTGCGCGAGCGTCAGGTCAGGCCGGCGGGCGCGCACCAGCAGCGGCGCCAGCGCCAGGTGGTAGTCCTGAAACCAGATGGCCGCGTCCTTTCCCTGCACCTCTTCCAGCACCGCGTCGGCAAAGCGCCGGTTCACGCGGCGGTAGCGCTCCCAGTAGCGGGAGCGCACGCGGGTAAGGTCGGGGCGCAGGTGGCACAGCGGCCACAGAAACTGGTTGCTGAACCCCAGGTAGTAGCGGTGGATGTCGTGGTGCGTGAGCCACACCCGGCGCAGGGTGTAGCTGGGGTTCTCGGGCGGCACCTGCACGCGGTGGTGGCTGTCCACCGCCGCGGCGTCGGCCTCGCCGGAGCCCCAGGCCACCCACATGCCGCCCAGCGCCTGCAGCAGCGGGTCCAGCGCCGAGGTCAGCCCGCCGGCGGGGCGGCGCACTTCCATCTCGCCCACTTCCTGCGACCACTTGTGCTCGTACGGCTCGCGGTTGGAAACCACCACGAACCGCCGGTCGGGAAACATCTCGCGA
Above is a window of Longimicrobium terrae DNA encoding:
- a CDS encoding DUF3343 domain-containing protein; the encoded protein is MTPVFTFQTTHHALWAEEVAAAHGVPVEVIPAPPAARARCSLALETLPEEVEPLAALLDTEGVPHALFTPVH
- a CDS encoding alpha,alpha-trehalose-phosphate synthase (UDP-forming), producing the protein MPTDPKDLGPLFREMFPDRRFVVVSNREPYEHKWSQEVGEMEVRRPAGGLTSALDPLLQALGGMWVAWGSGEADAAAVDSHHRVQVPPENPSYTLRRVWLTHHDIHRYYLGFSNQFLWPLCHLRPDLTRVRSRYWERYRRVNRRFADAVLEEVQGKDAAIWFQDYHLALAPLLVRARRPDLTLAHFWHIPFPPIDIFRLAPQAGYLLRGMLANDLMGFHLPIFADNFLRCAKRLAGAEVDWEARTATLDGHTCQVGAFPISIDIDQFRQAAQADGVEEQMQRIRQRYAPKGGAIGIGVDRMDYSKGLPEKFKALEFLWDRYPEYRERFTFIQVAVPSRSDIEAYDDLSQKVDNQVREINERFGTGDWRPIHLIKQSLPVDRLAILYRTADVCMISSLQDGMNLVAKEYVASQIDGNGVLLLSLFAGAAEEMTEATHINPYDPEGCALRIRDALTLPAELRKAGMRRQQEALTGIYDWMDDLFHAWGGAAAGSAAARPPRAASGDDFENDGPFAAGAWASERT